Proteins from one Niallia circulans genomic window:
- a CDS encoding EcsC family protein, whose protein sequence is MLTYREEEVLKELSEWERVLFSYDKTDLESLYEKYVRKSMSFMEESKWAELYSIVDSSLFHAYTMILSSSLHENSNERMLSTARIFNENITDIADMKKLTIDQLHFIGQQQMAKHRLYACVQGGIAGTGGIAAAATDFLALMVINIRFCQQTSALFGSPSNTPTEIMTALKVLHGACLPKRLQGRAWAELMEEMERPSNYFYEGTENVASNETVEVMLQQTMKMFSIFLFGKKTYKKMPLVSMLIGAGANYQYTNKITEFSYKYYQRRYLYEKLQGRTN, encoded by the coding sequence ATGCTGACATATAGGGAAGAAGAAGTACTTAAGGAATTGTCCGAGTGGGAGAGAGTACTTTTTTCGTATGATAAGACAGATTTGGAAAGCTTATATGAGAAGTATGTAAGAAAAAGCATGTCGTTTATGGAAGAAAGTAAGTGGGCTGAACTTTATTCCATTGTCGATAGTTCCTTGTTCCATGCATATACAATGATTCTTAGCTCCAGCCTTCATGAAAACTCCAATGAACGAATGCTCTCAACAGCAAGAATATTTAATGAAAATATTACAGACATAGCTGATATGAAAAAACTAACAATTGATCAGCTCCATTTTATTGGCCAGCAGCAAATGGCGAAGCATCGTCTCTATGCGTGTGTCCAAGGCGGTATCGCTGGAACAGGGGGGATTGCTGCAGCTGCAACAGACTTCTTGGCATTAATGGTGATTAATATACGCTTCTGTCAGCAAACCTCTGCCCTTTTTGGTTCACCAAGCAATACGCCGACAGAAATAATGACAGCATTAAAGGTGCTCCACGGCGCATGTCTGCCAAAAAGACTCCAAGGAAGGGCTTGGGCAGAGCTGATGGAAGAGATGGAAAGGCCGAGTAATTACTTTTATGAAGGAACAGAAAATGTTGCCAGCAATGAGACGGTAGAGGTCATGCTGCAGCAAACAATGAAAATGTTTAGTATTTTTCTTTTCGGTAAAAAAACATACAAAAAAATGCCGCTTGTCAGTATGCTGATTGGTGCAGGAGCAAATTATCAATATACAAATAAGATAACTGAATTTTCCTACAAGTATTATCAAAGACGCTATTTGTATGAAAAGCTGCAGGGCAGAACTAATTAG
- a CDS encoding MogA/MoaB family molybdenum cofactor biosynthesis protein, producing MSINEHTNKKYTHIACKVITISDTRTEADDKSGKMIIDLLEAAGHHAVSYVIIKDEKTEIQRELTDSAAVEAIILNGGTGISERDVTIEAVKPLLTKEISGFGELFRMLSYTEDIGPAAMLSRAIAGTLGRRVVFAMPGSTGAVKLGMKKLVLPELTHIVSELHK from the coding sequence TTGAGCATAAACGAGCATACGAACAAAAAGTATACCCATATCGCATGTAAAGTGATTACCATAAGTGACACAAGAACAGAAGCAGATGACAAAAGCGGGAAAATGATAATCGACCTGCTTGAAGCAGCAGGTCATCATGCAGTGAGTTATGTGATTATTAAGGATGAAAAAACAGAAATCCAAAGAGAACTGACAGATTCAGCAGCAGTAGAAGCTATTATCTTAAATGGTGGAACAGGTATTTCCGAAAGGGATGTTACGATTGAAGCAGTCAAACCATTATTAACAAAAGAAATTAGCGGGTTCGGAGAGCTGTTTAGAATGCTCAGCTACACAGAGGATATTGGACCCGCAGCAATGCTGTCAAGAGCGATTGCGGGAACGCTTGGAAGGCGTGTTGTTTTTGCAATGCCTGGTTCGACAGGTGCTGTTAAGCTAGGGATGAAAAAGCTGGTGCTCCCAGAGCTGACTCATATTGTGAGCGAGCTTCATAAATAA
- a CDS encoding argininosuccinate synthase has product MANPKIVLAYSGGLDTSVAIKWLQDQGYDVVACCLDVGEGKDLKFVQEKALSVGAVQSYVIDAKEEFAQEFALVAMQAHTLYEGKYPLVSALSRPLIAKKLVEVAEKENAVAVAHGCTGKGNDQVRFEVSIQALNPNLKVLAPVREWGWSREEEIEYAKEKNIPIPINLDSPFSIDQNLWGRSNECGILEDPWAAPPEEAYDLTVSLEDAPDTPDVIEIDFKEGVPVSIDGISYKLSDLILELNKLAGKHGVGRIDHVENRLVGIKSREVYECPGAITLIKAHKELEDITLVKEVAHFKPVIEKKITEVIYEGLWFSPLTKALQAFLQETQKNVTGTVRVKLFKGHSIVEGRKSPNSLYDEKLATYTSDDEFDHAAAVGFIKLWGLPTKVQSIVENNKKVTV; this is encoded by the coding sequence ATGGCGAATCCAAAAATTGTTTTAGCATATTCAGGTGGTTTAGATACATCCGTAGCAATCAAATGGCTTCAGGATCAAGGGTATGATGTTGTTGCTTGCTGTCTTGACGTAGGGGAAGGCAAGGACTTGAAATTCGTACAGGAAAAAGCTTTATCTGTTGGAGCGGTTCAATCATATGTAATTGATGCTAAAGAAGAGTTTGCACAGGAGTTTGCTTTAGTGGCAATGCAGGCACATACTTTATATGAAGGTAAATATCCTCTTGTGTCTGCTCTTTCAAGACCATTGATTGCGAAAAAACTAGTAGAAGTGGCAGAAAAAGAAAATGCAGTTGCAGTAGCACACGGATGTACAGGGAAAGGAAATGACCAAGTACGTTTCGAGGTTTCCATCCAAGCCCTTAATCCAAACCTGAAAGTGTTGGCGCCAGTGCGCGAATGGGGCTGGTCTCGTGAGGAAGAGATTGAATATGCAAAAGAAAAAAATATTCCAATTCCTATCAATTTAGACAGTCCATTCTCTATTGACCAAAATTTATGGGGACGCAGCAATGAGTGCGGTATCTTGGAAGATCCATGGGCAGCACCGCCAGAAGAGGCTTATGACTTAACAGTTAGCTTAGAGGATGCGCCAGATACACCAGATGTTATTGAAATTGACTTTAAAGAAGGTGTACCGGTAAGCATTGACGGTATTTCATACAAATTGTCTGACCTCATTCTTGAGTTGAATAAATTAGCAGGTAAACATGGAGTTGGCCGTATTGACCATGTTGAAAACCGCCTAGTTGGCATTAAATCTCGTGAGGTTTATGAATGTCCTGGTGCCATTACATTAATTAAAGCTCATAAAGAGCTTGAAGATATTACACTTGTTAAAGAAGTGGCTCACTTCAAACCAGTTATTGAGAAGAAAATCACTGAGGTTATTTATGAAGGCTTATGGTTCTCTCCATTGACTAAAGCCTTGCAAGCATTCTTGCAGGAAACACAAAAGAACGTGACAGGAACTGTTCGTGTGAAGCTGTTTAAAGGTCATTCCATTGTAGAAGGAAGAAAGTCTCCGAACTCCTTATATGATGAAAAGCTAGCAACATACACTTCTGATGATGAGTTCGATCATGCAGCTGCAGTTGGCTTCATTAAGCTTTGGGGTCTGCCAACAAAGGTGCAAAGCATTGTGGAAAACAACAAGAAGGTGACAGTGTGA
- the argH gene encoding argininosuccinate lyase, with the protein MKKLWGGRFTKSAEEWVDEFGASISFDQELVLEDIDGSIAHVAMLSETGIITSEEAEKIKAGLLLLKEKAEKEELEFSVKLEDIHLNLESQLTELIGPVGGKLHTGRSRNDQVATDMHLYLRKQVQSIISLLEELQGALLEKAEANIETIMPGYTHLQRAQPISFAHHLMAYFWMFERDKARYKENLSRINVSPLGAGALAGTTFPIDRYKTAELLDFASIYENSMDAVSDRDFILEFLSTSSILMMHLSRFSEEIILWSSQEFKFIELDDSFSTGSSIMPQKKNPDMAELIRGKTGRVYGNLMGLLTVLKGLPLAYNKDMQEDKEGMFDTVKTVVGSLKIFAGMVQTMKVQTDTMEQATKNDFSNATELADYLSDKGMPFREAHEVVGKLVLHCVQKQCFLADLPLDELQAASALFEGDIYEVLNPRTAVQRRNSAGGTGFLQVEQAIQKAKECLEPLVKA; encoded by the coding sequence GTGAAGAAATTATGGGGAGGCAGATTTACAAAATCTGCAGAAGAATGGGTAGACGAATTCGGTGCATCCATCTCCTTTGATCAAGAGCTTGTCCTTGAAGATATTGACGGAAGCATTGCCCATGTGGCAATGCTTTCTGAAACAGGAATCATAACTTCGGAGGAAGCGGAAAAAATCAAAGCTGGGTTGCTTCTTTTGAAAGAAAAGGCAGAAAAAGAAGAACTGGAATTCTCTGTGAAACTGGAGGATATTCATTTAAATCTGGAAAGTCAGCTGACTGAGCTGATTGGTCCTGTTGGCGGGAAGCTTCACACAGGCAGAAGCCGAAACGACCAGGTTGCAACAGATATGCATTTATATTTGCGCAAGCAAGTGCAAAGCATTATTTCTTTGTTAGAAGAGCTTCAAGGAGCATTACTTGAAAAGGCTGAAGCTAACATCGAGACAATCATGCCTGGATATACACATTTGCAAAGAGCGCAGCCGATTTCCTTCGCACATCATTTAATGGCTTATTTCTGGATGTTTGAAAGAGACAAGGCTAGATATAAGGAAAACTTAAGCCGCATTAATGTATCTCCGCTTGGGGCAGGTGCTTTAGCTGGTACAACCTTCCCGATTGACCGTTACAAAACGGCTGAGTTGCTCGATTTTGCTAGCATCTACGAGAACAGTATGGATGCTGTTAGCGATCGTGATTTTATCTTGGAATTTTTATCAACAAGCAGCATCTTGATGATGCATCTTTCTAGATTCAGTGAAGAAATTATTCTTTGGTCAAGTCAGGAGTTCAAATTCATAGAATTGGATGACAGCTTCTCGACAGGCAGCAGCATTATGCCACAAAAGAAAAATCCTGATATGGCTGAGCTGATTAGAGGCAAAACAGGCAGAGTATACGGAAACCTTATGGGATTGCTGACGGTATTAAAAGGACTTCCGCTTGCTTACAACAAGGATATGCAGGAAGATAAAGAAGGTATGTTTGATACAGTAAAAACAGTTGTAGGTTCCTTAAAGATTTTTGCTGGCATGGTTCAAACGATGAAGGTGCAAACAGATACAATGGAACAGGCAACAAAAAATGACTTTTCAAATGCAACAGAGCTTGCTGATTATTTATCAGATAAAGGCATGCCATTTAGAGAAGCACATGAGGTTGTTGGGAAATTAGTATTGCATTGTGTTCAAAAGCAGTGTTTCTTGGCAGATTTGCCGCTTGATGAACTTCAAGCAGCAAGCGCACTGTTTGAAGGGGACATATATGAGGTACTAAATCCTCGTACTGCCGTTCAAAGAAGAAACAGTGCTGGTGGAACAGGATTCCTACAAGTGGAACAAGCTATTCAAAAAGCCAAAGAATGTTTAGAACCGCTAGTAAAGGCATAA
- a CDS encoding universal stress protein, protein MELSYKKIIVAVDGSEQGEKAFEKAVSIALKNDAELILAHVIDTRSFATVAAFDQSVASKADEFAKELMDKYTRKAERVGLSGVEKAIEFGSPRAVIPREIAEKYDADLIICGATGLNTVERFIIGSVSEGIARNAPCDVLIVRNGI, encoded by the coding sequence ATGGAGTTATCGTATAAGAAAATCATTGTTGCCGTCGACGGTTCAGAGCAGGGGGAAAAAGCATTTGAAAAGGCTGTTTCTATTGCGTTGAAAAATGATGCTGAACTTATTTTAGCACATGTTATTGACACTCGTTCTTTCGCAACAGTTGCGGCATTTGACCAGTCCGTTGCTTCCAAAGCAGACGAGTTTGCTAAGGAACTAATGGATAAGTATACAAGAAAGGCAGAACGAGTCGGACTTTCAGGCGTGGAAAAGGCAATTGAATTCGGTTCACCAAGAGCGGTAATTCCAAGGGAAATCGCTGAAAAATATGATGCAGACTTGATTATCTGTGGTGCTACTGGATTAAATACGGTCGAACGGTTTATTATCGGAAGCGTTTCCGAAGGTATTGCCCGCAATGCACCTTGTGATGTTTTAATTGTAAGAAACGGAATATGA
- a CDS encoding M24 family metallopeptidase, translating to MERQLKEISTWMEQEAIDFTFLTSTDNIFYLSGFYSDPHERLLALILFPKEEPILVCPAMEQNDARNAGWQYDIIGYSDTDNPWEAIQEKVAKKASAKRIAVEKEHMNVQRYEALKQYFPAVEGFLPAEEKLNEVRMVKSEQELAKIREACKWADYAIEVGCSEITEGKTEMEVLAAIEYELKKKGIGKMSFSTMVLTGKNGASPHGNPDNTKIKKGDLVLFDLGVVVDGYCSDITRTVAYGDINDDQKNIYDTVLKAQLAALDASKPGAKCMDIDLAARNVIKDAGYGEYFPHRLGHGLGISVHEYPSLTSTNPLVLKTGMVYTIEPGIYVPNIAGVRIEDDVYVTEDGVEILTKFPKELQVIS from the coding sequence TTGGAAAGACAATTAAAGGAAATTTCAACATGGATGGAACAGGAAGCAATTGATTTTACTTTCTTGACATCAACAGATAATATTTTTTATTTAAGCGGTTTTTATAGTGACCCGCATGAACGATTATTAGCGCTTATTCTTTTTCCAAAGGAAGAGCCAATCCTTGTCTGTCCAGCAATGGAGCAAAATGATGCAAGAAATGCTGGCTGGCAATATGACATAATTGGCTATAGCGATACAGATAATCCTTGGGAAGCAATTCAAGAAAAGGTAGCAAAAAAAGCTTCGGCAAAAAGAATCGCCGTTGAAAAGGAGCATATGAACGTTCAACGCTATGAAGCTTTGAAGCAATATTTCCCTGCTGTTGAAGGCTTCCTCCCTGCAGAGGAAAAGCTCAATGAAGTAAGAATGGTAAAATCAGAGCAGGAGCTTGCGAAGATCCGTGAAGCCTGTAAATGGGCCGATTACGCAATTGAAGTTGGCTGCAGTGAGATTACAGAAGGCAAAACAGAAATGGAAGTTTTGGCTGCAATAGAATATGAACTGAAGAAAAAAGGAATTGGCAAAATGTCCTTTTCTACAATGGTACTAACAGGTAAAAACGGAGCTTCTCCACATGGAAACCCAGACAATACGAAGATCAAAAAAGGAGATTTGGTTCTGTTTGATCTTGGGGTTGTCGTTGATGGATATTGTTCAGATATAACAAGAACGGTAGCTTATGGCGATATTAATGATGACCAAAAGAATATTTATGACACTGTATTAAAGGCACAGCTTGCTGCTCTTGATGCATCAAAGCCTGGAGCAAAATGCATGGATATAGATCTTGCAGCACGCAATGTCATTAAAGACGCAGGGTACGGAGAATACTTCCCGCATCGTCTTGGACATGGACTTGGCATTAGTGTTCATGAGTATCCATCCCTTACTTCAACAAATCCGCTTGTACTTAAAACTGGCATGGTTTACACAATTGAGCCGGGTATTTATGTACCGAATATTGCTGGAGTAAGAATTGAAGATGATGTTTATGTAACAGAAGATGGCGTGGAAATATTGACGAAGTTTCCAAAGGAGCTTCAAGTCATCTCATAA
- a CDS encoding CBS domain-containing protein: MATKHEQILTYIDELPVGEKISVRQIAKALSVSEGTAYRAIKEAENKGYVSTIERVGTIRIERKKKENIEKLTFAEVVNIVDGQVLGGRDGLHKTLNRFVIGAMKLDAMMRYTGAGNLMIIGNRIKAQEHVLRAGAAVLITGGFDTEDHVKRLADELQLPIILTSYDSFTVATMINRAIYDQLIKKEIVLVEDVLTPLEETIYLKTDDPVSMWQQYNEETLHGRFPVVDANMKVQGMVTSKDIIGKLKDIPVEKIMTKNPVTVGGKTSVASCSHIMVWEGIELLPVVDEANRLHGIISRQDVLKALQMNQRQPQIGETIDDIITKQINVTKGKLKSENSFTCEVTPQMTNHLGTISYGVFTTIVSEAANRALRGHKKGDLVVENLTIYFIKPVQIDSTIEIVPKILEVGRKFGKVDVEVFNQGVLVGKAMMMCQLIDRH; the protein is encoded by the coding sequence GTGGCGACAAAACATGAACAAATTCTTACCTATATTGATGAGCTTCCTGTCGGTGAAAAAATCTCGGTCAGACAGATAGCAAAGGCGCTGAGCGTAAGTGAAGGGACAGCCTATCGTGCAATAAAAGAAGCTGAGAATAAAGGCTATGTCAGCACGATTGAAAGAGTAGGAACAATAAGAATTGAAAGGAAAAAGAAAGAAAATATTGAAAAGCTGACATTTGCAGAGGTAGTTAATATTGTCGATGGCCAAGTTCTCGGGGGAAGGGACGGGCTTCATAAAACACTCAACCGTTTTGTAATCGGAGCGATGAAGCTTGATGCAATGATGCGCTATACTGGTGCAGGTAACCTTATGATTATTGGTAACCGAATCAAAGCACAGGAGCATGTGCTAAGAGCAGGGGCTGCTGTATTAATTACAGGTGGATTTGATACAGAAGACCACGTAAAGCGGCTTGCAGACGAGCTGCAGCTGCCGATTATCTTGACAAGCTATGATTCCTTTACGGTGGCGACGATGATTAACAGAGCAATTTATGATCAATTAATAAAAAAAGAGATTGTTCTTGTCGAGGATGTCTTAACACCACTAGAAGAGACCATTTATCTTAAAACAGATGACCCTGTATCAATGTGGCAGCAGTATAATGAAGAGACGCTGCATGGCAGATTTCCGGTTGTCGATGCCAATATGAAGGTGCAAGGTATGGTTACATCGAAGGATATAATCGGAAAACTTAAGGATATTCCCGTTGAAAAAATTATGACCAAAAACCCTGTCACAGTTGGCGGCAAAACAAGCGTTGCTTCTTGCTCTCATATTATGGTTTGGGAAGGAATAGAGCTTCTTCCTGTTGTTGATGAAGCGAATCGTCTGCATGGCATCATCAGCAGACAGGATGTCTTAAAAGCACTGCAGATGAATCAAAGACAGCCGCAAATTGGGGAAACGATTGATGATATTATTACAAAGCAAATCAATGTTACAAAAGGGAAGCTGAAGTCAGAAAATTCCTTTACTTGTGAAGTAACCCCGCAAATGACCAATCACTTAGGAACTATTTCTTATGGAGTTTTTACAACCATTGTATCAGAGGCTGCAAACAGGGCACTGAGAGGGCATAAGAAAGGCGATTTAGTTGTAGAGAACTTAACTATTTATTTCATTAAGCCAGTGCAGATTGACAGTACAATCGAGATAGTTCCAAAAATCTTAGAGGTCGGCCGAAAGTTTGGAAAAGTAGATGTTGAGGTGTTTAACCAAGGTGTACTTGTCGGTAAAGCGATGATGATGTGCCAATTGATTGACAGACATTAA
- a CDS encoding DHH family phosphoesterase: MKQSILDAIKQFDTIILHRHVRPDPDAYGSQGGLAEIIKTSFPAKKVYTVGKEEESLHFMRRLDTIEDSTYKDALVIVCDTANQARVCDSRYTTGKMLIKIDHHPNDDPYGDIVWVDTSASSVSEMIYDFFLFGKDQGLQLNDEGARLLYAGIVGDTGRFLYPSTSEKTFNYAGELITYNFTRPDMYNQMYELDPNIVKLSGYVLQNFTMLPSGAAYMKLDKEVLSSFHAIPSQASLLVGDLGNVKGIKAWVFFIEEEDQIRVRFRSKGPIINVLAKKYNGGGHPLASGASIFSWDDAEDVIRDLEELCNQ, encoded by the coding sequence ATGAAGCAAAGTATATTAGACGCTATCAAGCAGTTTGATACGATTATCCTGCACAGACATGTCCGCCCAGATCCTGATGCATATGGTTCACAGGGAGGGCTTGCTGAAATCATTAAAACGTCTTTTCCTGCTAAAAAAGTGTATACAGTTGGGAAAGAAGAGGAATCCCTTCATTTCATGCGCAGGCTCGATACAATCGAGGACAGCACTTATAAGGATGCACTAGTAATTGTGTGTGACACGGCAAATCAGGCACGGGTTTGTGACTCGAGGTATACTACAGGGAAAATGCTTATCAAGATCGATCATCACCCAAATGATGATCCTTATGGAGATATTGTGTGGGTGGACACATCTGCAAGCTCTGTCAGTGAAATGATCTATGATTTTTTCTTGTTTGGTAAAGACCAGGGCCTTCAATTAAATGATGAAGGAGCAAGGCTGTTGTATGCAGGAATTGTCGGCGATACTGGCAGATTCTTGTACCCTAGCACATCAGAAAAAACATTCAATTATGCTGGCGAATTGATAACTTATAACTTCACAAGACCTGACATGTACAACCAAATGTATGAGCTTGACCCGAATATCGTAAAGCTGAGTGGATATGTACTGCAGAATTTTACAATGCTGCCAAGCGGAGCAGCCTACATGAAGCTTGATAAAGAGGTATTGAGCAGCTTCCATGCAATTCCTTCTCAAGCATCCTTGCTAGTCGGGGATTTGGGAAATGTGAAGGGGATAAAGGCTTGGGTATTCTTTATTGAGGAAGAAGACCAAATCAGAGTTAGATTTCGCTCTAAAGGGCCAATCATTAATGTGCTTGCTAAGAAGTATAACGGTGGTGGCCATCCGTTGGCATCTGGTGCGAGTATTTTCAGCTGGGACGATGCAGAGGATGTAATTCGAGATTTAGAAGAGCTTTGCAACCAATAA
- the ytrI gene encoding sporulation membrane protein YtrI, with the protein MRIPPFYKNVSLQRFFAGMVIGGFISWCVFLFMFGVWQERYSTEIKNQKSTIHNLEKDKEIWQQEFSELNKKAEEKLTIQGIVVKINSKDKDKYNIKPFNALEMEDAIKEDLRTIVAKDMELVYKSRALLKKSIENKVVESDQKRYRFKVSELIIYTTVYVELSVTFAD; encoded by the coding sequence ATGCGAATTCCACCATTTTATAAGAATGTTTCCCTTCAACGGTTTTTCGCTGGAATGGTGATAGGAGGCTTTATAAGCTGGTGCGTCTTTTTGTTTATGTTTGGTGTTTGGCAGGAAAGGTACAGCACAGAGATAAAAAACCAAAAAAGCACCATTCATAACCTAGAAAAAGATAAAGAAATATGGCAGCAGGAATTTTCTGAGCTGAATAAAAAAGCAGAGGAAAAACTGACTATCCAAGGAATAGTCGTAAAGATAAACAGCAAAGATAAGGATAAATACAATATTAAACCATTTAATGCTTTAGAAATGGAAGATGCTATAAAAGAAGATCTTAGAACAATTGTTGCAAAGGATATGGAGCTTGTTTATAAAAGCAGGGCTCTTTTAAAAAAATCAATTGAAAACAAAGTGGTTGAATCAGATCAAAAACGATACAGATTTAAGGTCTCTGAGCTGATTATTTACACCACAGTCTATGTGGAGCTTAGTGTCACATTTGCAGACTAG